The DNA region ATGCTAGCAGTGTTTTCTGCAGACCTCTGCGAAAATCTTTCTCAAACCATTCGGCAAACTTATTAAATGTGGTTTCTTGATTGGAATCGATTGCGGGAAATAAGTTCATCAGTGATTTTTGATCATCTTCTTCTGTGGTAGACTCAAACAGAGAAAGAATCATGTTTGGAGGGATGTCGATTTTCACAGCACTGGACGTTTTAAGGTTTCCAATTATTTTCGCAAAATATTGGTGTTGAGCCTTTTGGTACACTTTACGTAACTTTTCTATTTCTTCCGCTAAAGTTTCAGCTCTAGCGCACTGGATAAAGGTGAAGATGAAAAAGATCATCAATATCTTATTCGGTACAGTAGTCGTCAACggcattttataaattttactttACAAAACTGATCCAATCCAGAGTGAGTTACGTTGGATAGTGCTTCATATCTTTATTTTCCGATTCTTTTGAAATAAACTATTATTGAAGTACATTCAGCTGTATTAACATTAGAACAACACATGTTTGCTTTTGCTATACCTATCCGTATTTGTTAACCTGTCATCTGTCTTGAGTTCTATTACAATTTTCTCGATGTAGATGATGAAAGTGAATTATTCTTAAACTTGCAGTTAAATGACATATTCATAGCAAATCGAAATGAAAATCCAAATCAatagctcaaattttcaaaccacTCAACCATGACACGATGTCAAGATGTCATCACCGCGCAAGTACACCTCTAATCAATCCCGTGCTCCAAAGCCACATGCAAGCCTTTCTCCGTTCAGGTGGAAACGGTTTGTATGGGAGGCCCGCGACAAATGAGGGCAACACACAGCTTACCCATATTTGCACTACTGAATCTCAAAACTTGCGCTGCGCTACTTAAAACGACGGATTATACAACAATATAATTGTAACATGCTCGTAATTACAGGACAACCACACCGAAGCTGCCCATTTCGAGCTGTGAAGACTTTGGGGGAATCACATTTCGAAatggtttattttatttcaaaaatattagtgTCAGAATTTATATCCCTCtaagttgaataaaaataataagttctttttgaatcttttgaccattttcaaatattactaACCCATACTCTGCATGATTTGTAGGGCGTCAAATTggcaacccgagcagacggaaataacttgggaaggtcagtttttgatattgtgagaagatcgaaatatgttattgggatgatcggattagttgttaaaataacaaaaatcaataacaaagatttgttcgaagaataacttaaactgttattatgttgttattgcaataacaaaccaataacacagaaggaatcatgaaggaataacaagatttgttattttgtgcggagaggtagagcagcataataacaaaaaatgttattgaactggtatgtctccataacaaaaaaagttattgttttggtttatttgtagtttgcaaataaacctgcagttgccataactcctctgtactagtcagggctgcagagtcgggtacctccaagcgactttgaatccatactttgaagacaagtCCGACTCTAGATGCAgtatatgacgtcaacgacgacttcagctctccaaaaatacccgacttcacagattccgactccaagtaaaagttgctgaaaatttgctgaatccgatgcagtctccgaggtttcactccagctcgaacttcaacgtcagatccgacttcctggctctgtgaaaataataacagtttttgttgttcacacttcaaaatttcccaataaataaatcaattccgttagggaatataacaaaattaaaaaaaaatgaaagttaattttatcggattaattttagcttggaacaccattcatggccaaaataatgaccctgacgaaattggtcaaaactatcccatagttctagccaattttagcaaagtcccttagggggtatatcaaataattaaaaaaatcaactttcaaaatttcaactttttagaataattttagcttaaggaccccatttcatggccaaaataatgaccccgacgaaattggtcaaaattatcccatagttctagccaattttagcaaagtcccttagggggtatatcaaataattaaaacaatcaactttcaaaatttcaactttttagaataattttagcttaaaaaccccattttatggccaaaataatgaccccgacgaaattggtcaaaattatcccaaagatctaaacatatttaacaaaagaaaaaataataacagattgtgttatggacacttagaaacttttccatttgtgcgatttgtcgtaattttatttctaagtcagtataccgaaacaataacattttttgttattaggcgagtttttgaaatgtataacatttcctcttattagcgtgttattaaacattttcaatataatatcacttcaataacaaattttgttattttatcagaaactgttgttattttttcttcttgaagtcccgatcagacggtaataactaaattcatgccatttcaataacaaatattgttaaaataacagaaagtgttatggaatattcttgaaaaatccatttttgcataagagttcaataacagtttatgttatcataacacaatttgttatcggtctgatattgattgaaagccagaaaaacttgggaataacattttttgttatggaagaatacctccaattgttattgggatgatcggattagttgttaaaataacaaaaaataataacaaagatttgttcgaagaataacgtaaaatgttattagtctgttattagaataacaatccaataacaaaaaaatcataacggcgaataacaaatcttgttataaataacataaaatgttattggcctagtattttcaaataacaaagaatgttattcccaagttatttccgtctgctcggggttgaacttcatgataaaataataacactttttgttattttaacaggatttgttattgaaatattattaattttgttattaccgtctgcccgggaacagTCGGTCGACGGTCGTCGTCACTGCGACAAAGTAGttgaactcttttttcttccaTAAGAGGGTTCTGTCAAACGGTTCGGTTGAAGAGTTTGACATGTGCCGGCATCGTGGTTTGAACTGCCTAAACGTTGCAGCAGCAGCCGGTTGGGTTCAATAGGTGGCATACTCGAGCAGGTGAAAAGTGTAagatcaaatcaagttttgttgTTGGCAGAAGGtaacaattttgtcaactttaGCTTTAAGCATAACTATAGTTATGAGTAAAGAATTTTGATATGCAATTTGCTTCAACCTCGAGGAAAAGAGTAGAAGTGATTTGAAGAAAATGAACTTGCTGGCAATCATAAGATAAAAGAAGAGAGGCCACAAACTGTAGTGAAGGTCGCTATATTCTCTGATATTTTGGTACAGGAATCATCAAATCATTGTCGTCGTGCTAATTTgccgtacgtgcattttgggccaaattgagttaagaacgccattttgtgcagctcacaatgcctcaccttttgatcttcaaagatccacaaaattcgatttcaacccTGAGATAATCAAGAAAAacaccgtgcatttttgtcactctacatatgaaagtagtttcaatcttgtcactccctgaaaattgatgtaaatgcgacaacaggccaaagggatttcaggtgaGAATGCGTTTGACGctcgtacaagttagactacatttgtaatcataactcgggtatccagcaaccaacttcaaccaaacttcgggacaatgcacataatgcacaaacaaaatgtttttgttattgtttacatatcgttctttcgttttcgtttattcaaggtcaaacattaaaacgcgtttttctcggaacgtcgaaacgATAGTTTCTTCTATTACTCATTTACAAAACCGCTGAGTTTATTTCTACTGcagataataaataaaattgtaattatttgaatttttcaagcaATTCTCCAGACCAGACCAGAGTggaaattttgcatcattggatTGCTcttgcaagtctccatacaattttggcaactaTCCATATAAAACGGTATGTAGATATTAGTCGTCTTCGGGAATGGTGTAGGTAATCATTAATACaataaggaaaaaaatatatttgaattcCCACGAAGGCATCTTATGGCCAAAATGGTTTAGCaaagttatgcatttttgaagcaatagtgatgttctgaaaaattgaacttgactaaaaaaattacttaatttcTGAAGTAAAATCGGGCTTCGATCAAAACCAATTATCATTTCTTTTAAAGTGCAATGTTTTCGAGTGAAAGCCATTTTGAGCAAAAATCataaacttttcgatttttattaagGAAAAATGCTAGTCatgtcgataaaaaaaaaattttttttttgaatgtttcaaaaaaaatctcgaatcaTTCATTTTAGACactgaaaatcgtaccattagTGACTACAATATCGGCAAAGTCGAGTGCAGCTTGTATGgttaaaaacaaaagaaattatttttaaagacatgagcaaaaattttcagaataattattttttactttgaacattgaaatcaatattttttaagatttcgcgaattgaaaaataaaggcTAATCATATGAAAATGAGAAAAgctaatttttcttaatttaacacttaaaaggctgtatctcagaagcCAGCTGTCCTACAAACAAAGTTTGagacctgatttttttatttgttttaggatACTTAAAAAGACATCTTTTGCGATGGTGTAAAATTTGATACCGaagatattaatttgaaaaaaaaaatgatttcagaataaatctaaaatattatcaagcaatatttcaaaaaccattcaaatgcaaaatcaaatttgtaattgaAAAAGATTTTGTTCGATAACGTGcagtatttttattaatttctaaatgtaattttttgcatttttttaaatatttaatttttccacaaaatgatGAGTACAAAATAAATACGTACGATATGGAATCATATTGACCGCACCGtaaactttcttaaaaaaagttaatatatttttttcaagtttaaaaagttatttaacgaaagttaagaaaatttgattaacagtattatttgaatattctcGAAGTGTTATGATTTCCTAgatgaaaataatttcaaaaattcattttcggaTTTTTCAGACAACTTTCTACTaagaaaaggtaaaataattttgaatttaataaatattttgtgtttttgaaactccaaatttacaggcattttcagtagaacaaatttaaaatgagaaaacttttgactcagcttttcaaaaatatttttttcaaaagtgggcaaacatcccaagtaatatttttccaggagttctacaagagctcttcaagatagctacagcatagcagtttagaccgcggtaggataaaactctcttcaagtactcttccaaactcctgaagaagttttgaagagaattttataataccgcggtccaaattgctatgctgtagctatcttcaagagctcttgtagaactcctggaaaaaatgttacttgggatgtgcatttatttaaaaaaatgaaaaactgcgactattttgaaaaaagttacctcaaaatggccttaacttgaaaacggtgcatttaatcaaaatttcacttaagagcgagtccacgagcaaagcatacccatctcgcatcgacctcaccaatctgccttaaattttcagggattgtttgtacatataaaactagcatctggccaaaatatgagcactctaggtcaacgggaagtggggcaaatcgggacacaaagtttgaaggttcaaaaacgtcaaaaatcttaaaaaggctataactatggcaaaatttaatttaatttcaaaattcaaaatgcatctaaaagggcttaaaaaatgcaacaaagtgCATGGAGAAACATCCCAATTGGtttaatctaaagggagttattggcattttagtgaaaaaatagcttaattttcaaactcaaataaaaaagtgttccatccagatatcaactcgtttcgacctgcagcttgtagtggacatctgggactaccatttgagactgagaacgctttgtgtatacagaaaaaaaatcatggtaatattacatcttttatgtcagaaaaaaaggtttaattttacctctggaaatgtgtaattttaccacttttctggtgtaatgtcactatttcagtctaaattgaggtaaaattacatcataaaagagg from Culex quinquefasciatus strain JHB chromosome 3, VPISU_Cqui_1.0_pri_paternal, whole genome shotgun sequence includes:
- the LOC6045475 gene encoding uncharacterized protein LOC6045475 → MPLTTTVPNKILMIFFIFTFIQCARAETLAEEIEKLRKVYQKAQHQYFAKIIGNLKTSSAVKIDIPPNMILSLFESTTEEDDQKSLMNLFPAIDSNQETTFNKFAEWFEKDFRRGLQKTLLAFACWATTGETYSTLLSKPDNFRKYGTLFSHAFSISKEGKRAVTEAATLNVKYCDLTKTVDNHLASYTSTSMLEKLKMISK